In Mongoliitalea daihaiensis, one DNA window encodes the following:
- a CDS encoding class I SAM-dependent DNA methyltransferase, which translates to MSAEQIAKKLWELCNVLRDDGVTYHQYLNELTYILFLRLSEVKKFDQDIPEQYRWSKLKGIKDNKELFDTYRDLLANLGTMSSNAAITEIYTNASTTLRKPVNLRTLITNIDQIDWYEDEEQDKIASIYEELLEKNAGEKKSGAGQYFTPRPLINVMVELLAPKIGERWNDPAAGTFGFMIAADEYLKRKYDDYYALSQAERNFQIYEAFSGCELVQDAHRLALMNAKLHGLESPIAMGDTLTELGKSFKNYDGVLANPPFGTKQGGERPTRDDFTIQTSNKQLNFLMHIYRSLRRDTGTARAAVVLPDNVLFEDNDGQKIRRDLMEKCDLHTVLRLPTGIFYAAGVKTNVLFFTRGKKENGNTQRVWFYDMRTNAPSYGKRTPFTREAFADFVNAYTGGLGLEEVKDSFDGTVDDAKRQAIQDPRWQVFTREQIAAKNDSLDIGLIEDENISKNADLGQPLDIAKQAASELDAIKKELDQIIALLG; encoded by the coding sequence ATGAGTGCAGAACAGATAGCCAAGAAACTGTGGGAACTGTGTAACGTCCTCCGTGATGACGGAGTGACCTATCACCAGTATTTGAACGAACTGACCTATATCCTTTTTTTGAGATTGTCCGAGGTGAAGAAATTCGATCAGGACATTCCAGAGCAGTACCGCTGGTCCAAGCTCAAAGGCATCAAGGACAATAAGGAACTCTTTGACACCTACCGAGACCTGCTGGCCAACTTGGGTACAATGTCCAGTAATGCCGCCATCACGGAAATCTATACCAATGCTTCCACCACCCTTCGCAAACCAGTCAACCTGCGTACGCTGATCACCAATATCGATCAGATCGATTGGTATGAGGATGAGGAGCAGGATAAGATTGCCAGTATCTATGAGGAACTGCTGGAAAAGAATGCTGGGGAGAAAAAGAGCGGTGCCGGGCAATACTTTACTCCAAGACCCCTAATCAATGTGATGGTGGAATTGCTTGCGCCCAAAATCGGGGAGAGATGGAATGACCCGGCGGCAGGAACATTTGGCTTTATGATCGCAGCGGATGAATACCTGAAGCGCAAATACGACGATTACTATGCCTTGAGTCAGGCAGAGCGGAATTTCCAGATTTATGAGGCCTTCTCTGGTTGCGAATTGGTACAGGATGCCCATAGACTGGCCCTGATGAATGCCAAGCTGCATGGACTGGAAAGCCCCATCGCTATGGGAGATACCCTGACCGAATTGGGTAAGAGTTTCAAAAACTACGATGGCGTACTCGCAAACCCTCCTTTTGGTACCAAGCAGGGAGGAGAGCGGCCAACCCGGGATGACTTTACCATCCAAACCTCCAACAAGCAGCTGAATTTCTTGATGCATATCTACCGTTCCCTAAGAAGGGATACGGGGACGGCTAGGGCCGCTGTGGTGCTTCCCGATAACGTGCTCTTCGAAGACAATGACGGGCAGAAGATCCGCCGTGACCTGATGGAAAAGTGCGACCTGCATACCGTACTGCGCTTGCCAACAGGTATTTTCTATGCGGCGGGCGTGAAAACCAATGTGCTGTTCTTTACCCGAGGCAAAAAAGAAAACGGCAATACTCAGCGGGTATGGTTTTACGACATGCGTACCAATGCCCCGAGCTATGGTAAGCGTACCCCCTTTACCCGGGAAGCCTTTGCGGATTTTGTAAATGCCTATACCGGAGGCCTGGGCTTGGAGGAAGTGAAGGACAGCTTTGATGGGACGGTGGATGATGCCAAGCGTCAAGCCATTCAGGACCCAAGATGGCAGGTCTTTACCCGAGAGCAGATCGCAGCCAAAAACGATTCCTTGGATATCGGCTTGATTGAGGATGAGAATATCAGCAAAAATGCCGACCTGGGTCAGCCCTTGGATATTGCCAAACAGGCAGCGAGTGAATTAGATGCCATTAAAAAAGAGTTAGACCAGATAATTGCTTTGTTGGGATGA
- a CDS encoding glycosyltransferase, with protein sequence MFTLYIFFGIVYQLLLLGLHRLASVPHKLHLSSKHKPVSIILPFRNEAMHLNQCLESILSNKYPVFEILCVDDHSTDKSCLIVRQIQERFPQFKIRLLSNPGEGKKAAVSYALENSAYELILTTDADCVVSTNWIEAMAFGLQEHTQLVAGPVMSIDKGGFFHGFQQVDWASIGLVTRMGIYTGKPLMCSAANMLYRKSAFQQVEGYTGNEQVLSGDDEFLLKKINTCFGPSAIAFQAEPEALVFTEPIENWRKLFQQRIRWASKWRAHGFNYHVLAALFPTLVQMGFFFLFIFPFLSPEFWWLACLLLAMKVYVERFVLGALLQSYGISQPPKVWLLTSLVHPVYVVAVGIQTFFRKIEWKGRKSFR encoded by the coding sequence ATGTTTACCTTGTACATATTCTTTGGGATAGTTTATCAGCTCCTTTTGTTAGGCTTGCATCGGCTAGCAAGTGTTCCGCACAAATTGCATCTTTCAAGCAAGCATAAACCTGTGAGTATTATTTTGCCGTTTAGAAATGAAGCGATGCATTTGAATCAGTGCTTGGAAAGCATTCTTTCCAATAAGTATCCTGTTTTTGAGATTTTATGTGTGGATGATCATTCGACGGATAAAAGTTGTCTGATTGTTAGACAAATCCAAGAGAGATTTCCTCAGTTCAAGATTCGTTTACTTTCCAATCCAGGTGAAGGTAAGAAGGCTGCCGTCAGTTATGCTCTTGAAAACAGTGCTTATGAGCTGATTTTGACGACTGATGCCGATTGTGTAGTTTCTACAAATTGGATTGAAGCTATGGCGTTTGGATTGCAGGAGCATACCCAATTGGTGGCAGGACCTGTGATGAGTATAGATAAGGGAGGGTTTTTCCACGGATTTCAACAAGTGGATTGGGCAAGTATTGGACTTGTGACGCGAATGGGGATATACACAGGAAAGCCGCTGATGTGCAGTGCTGCCAATATGCTGTATCGAAAGTCTGCTTTTCAACAGGTGGAGGGATATACGGGCAACGAGCAAGTACTTTCAGGAGATGATGAATTTTTGTTAAAAAAAATCAATACTTGTTTCGGCCCTTCTGCGATAGCTTTTCAGGCTGAACCTGAAGCACTCGTATTTACTGAACCAATAGAGAACTGGCGGAAGTTGTTTCAGCAACGAATTCGTTGGGCATCCAAATGGAGAGCTCACGGATTCAACTACCACGTGCTTGCTGCGTTGTTCCCAACGCTAGTTCAAATGGGATTTTTTTTCTTATTCATTTTTCCGTTTTTATCACCGGAGTTTTGGTGGTTGGCTTGTTTGTTGCTTGCGATGAAGGTGTATGTGGAACGATTTGTGTTAGGGGCACTGTTGCAATCATATGGGATATCCCAACCACCTAAAGTATGGCTACTGACTTCGCTGGTACATCCTGTATATGTGGTAGCGGTTGGTATTCAGACTTTTTTTCGAAAAATCGAATGGAAGGGAAGAAAATCTTTCAGATAG
- the hsdR gene encoding type I restriction-modification system endonuclease, with protein MIKSNFSYLESEFPILFNIGQAAEFNLYQDPVTSLWKLRQFGERVSELLFELHHLDFPYDNSFHGRLKTLEYENALPPQVKDLLHTIKHKGNLAVHDNKGSLEDAKGLLFSTFKIAKWFYQTYSEENDDLSTVKFHLPENKDARHSLHVLEQEYADLQQKFEKLLQERIVAELSKEKKEEIQTRSQQAARKIEMSEAETRLLIDEQLRIAGWEVDTQELNFKKNKTLPQRGKNLAIAEWPCGSKWADYALFVGFELYGIVEAKKYAADISTDLSQSKIYAELVETKHEAALLGEWQGYKVPFLFSTNGRPYLEQIKTKSGVWFLDVRNKHGRSKALQGWYSPEGLVKLLEKDLTASEEKLKTEAVDFLESPTGLGLRKYQLNAIQELEKALLGDPTRTRALITMATGTGKTRTIIGLCYRLIQSNRFQRILFLVDRTLLATQAINAFKDNKIIGLNTFSEIYGVKELGAKVPELDTRLHFATVQGMVKRVFYSEESEVPPVDQYDCIIIDEAHRGYLMDREMDEEDLDFKDQRDYVSKYRMVLDYFDAFAIGLTATPALHTTEIFGPAVYTYSYREAVIDGYLIDHEPPYIIKTELGEEGITWEKGAQPKALDRENNQIVELEKLEDELKIDIAGFNRKVITPSFNRTVIQYLVQELDPDGEEKTLVFAATDEHADMVVQYLKEEFEAIGVEVADNAIQKITGKSYNPQEQLNRFKNEKYPNIAVTVDLLTTGIDVPAICNLVFIRRIKSRILYEQMLGRATRRCDEIGKEVFRIYDAVKIYETLEDFTQMKPVVANPKVSFQQLVEELKSIDQGDRAKRQVEQLVAKIQRKKKFLEGDQEERFVYNAKGAQPDEFIETLRNLDTPSAVEKIIQVSGLWKFLDELKTDVSLPLVSEHEDKFLGIERGYGKAKKPEDYLDNFARFIQDNQNKIEALKIVCSRPTELDRKALKELMLALDQEGYNAPTLNAAWKAAKNEDIAADIISYIRTLSLGSSLISHEARVKKAVDSIRGMKAWNKTQLKWIDRFEKQLLKETVLRKEDLDEDPFDEAGGFERLNKIFEEQLEEVIAQINQNLYA; from the coding sequence ATGATCAAATCCAATTTTTCATATCTTGAATCAGAATTCCCCATTCTTTTTAATATCGGGCAAGCTGCTGAATTTAATCTGTATCAGGATCCGGTCACTAGCCTATGGAAATTAAGGCAATTTGGAGAAAGGGTGAGCGAATTGCTTTTTGAATTGCATCATTTGGATTTTCCCTATGACAATTCTTTCCATGGCCGATTGAAGACATTGGAATATGAAAATGCCCTGCCCCCTCAGGTAAAGGATTTGTTGCATACAATCAAACATAAAGGAAATCTGGCTGTCCATGACAACAAAGGCTCCTTGGAGGATGCGAAAGGGCTTCTATTTTCCACTTTCAAAATAGCCAAGTGGTTTTATCAGACCTACTCAGAAGAAAACGATGACCTGAGTACAGTTAAATTCCACCTGCCTGAAAATAAAGATGCTCGACATTCGCTGCATGTGTTGGAACAAGAATATGCAGATTTGCAGCAAAAGTTTGAAAAACTGCTCCAAGAGAGAATTGTAGCCGAACTTTCGAAAGAAAAGAAGGAAGAAATTCAGACCCGATCCCAACAAGCAGCCCGCAAGATAGAAATGTCCGAAGCGGAAACGCGCTTGCTTATAGACGAGCAACTCCGGATTGCAGGCTGGGAGGTGGATACCCAAGAACTCAATTTCAAAAAAAATAAAACGCTTCCTCAAAGGGGGAAAAATCTGGCCATAGCCGAATGGCCTTGCGGAAGCAAATGGGCCGATTACGCCCTATTTGTGGGCTTTGAACTGTATGGAATTGTGGAAGCAAAGAAATATGCAGCTGACATTTCCACCGACCTGAGCCAATCCAAAATCTATGCAGAGTTGGTTGAAACCAAGCATGAAGCAGCGCTCTTGGGCGAATGGCAGGGGTATAAAGTACCATTTTTATTCTCCACCAATGGCAGACCTTACCTAGAACAGATCAAAACCAAAAGTGGGGTCTGGTTTTTGGATGTGCGTAACAAGCATGGCCGCTCCAAAGCCCTCCAAGGCTGGTACAGTCCCGAAGGTTTGGTGAAGTTGTTGGAAAAAGACCTGACAGCCTCCGAAGAAAAGCTAAAAACCGAAGCCGTGGATTTTTTGGAAAGTCCAACAGGGCTAGGTTTACGCAAATACCAACTGAATGCCATTCAGGAACTGGAAAAGGCACTTTTGGGTGATCCCACTCGGACCCGAGCCTTGATTACCATGGCCACCGGAACAGGTAAAACCAGAACCATCATCGGACTCTGTTACCGCTTGATCCAATCTAACCGTTTCCAACGGATTCTCTTTTTGGTGGATAGAACGCTCCTCGCTACACAGGCGATCAACGCCTTTAAAGACAACAAAATCATTGGCCTCAATACTTTCTCAGAAATTTACGGAGTCAAGGAATTGGGAGCAAAAGTGCCCGAACTGGATACCCGCTTGCATTTTGCGACGGTACAGGGCATGGTCAAGCGGGTGTTTTATAGCGAGGAAAGTGAAGTGCCACCGGTGGACCAATATGACTGTATCATCATCGATGAAGCGCATCGGGGCTACCTGATGGATCGGGAAATGGATGAAGAGGATCTGGATTTCAAAGATCAACGGGATTATGTCAGTAAGTACCGCATGGTGTTGGATTATTTCGATGCCTTTGCTATTGGACTTACAGCTACCCCTGCTTTGCATACTACTGAGATTTTTGGTCCTGCGGTCTATACTTACTCGTATAGAGAAGCGGTGATAGATGGATATCTGATAGACCACGAACCTCCTTACATCATCAAAACTGAATTGGGCGAAGAAGGCATTACCTGGGAAAAAGGAGCACAGCCCAAAGCCTTGGACCGGGAAAACAACCAAATCGTAGAACTGGAAAAGCTGGAAGATGAACTGAAGATTGACATTGCAGGATTCAATCGAAAAGTCATCACCCCAAGTTTTAACCGAACCGTAATTCAATATTTGGTTCAGGAGTTAGATCCTGATGGAGAAGAGAAAACCTTGGTGTTTGCCGCCACCGATGAACATGCGGATATGGTGGTACAATACCTGAAGGAGGAATTTGAAGCCATTGGAGTAGAGGTGGCAGATAATGCCATTCAAAAGATTACCGGCAAATCCTACAATCCCCAAGAGCAACTCAACCGCTTCAAAAATGAAAAATACCCCAACATTGCAGTCACTGTGGATTTGCTGACTACAGGGATTGATGTACCTGCGATATGCAATTTGGTCTTTATTCGGAGAATCAAATCCAGAATCCTCTACGAACAAATGCTCGGTCGGGCCACGCGCCGCTGCGATGAAATAGGCAAGGAAGTATTCCGTATTTACGATGCCGTCAAGATTTACGAGACCTTGGAGGATTTTACCCAAATGAAACCCGTGGTAGCCAATCCGAAGGTCAGCTTTCAGCAATTGGTGGAGGAACTCAAATCCATTGATCAGGGAGATCGGGCCAAGCGGCAGGTGGAACAATTGGTAGCCAAAATTCAAAGGAAGAAAAAATTCCTGGAAGGAGACCAGGAGGAGAGGTTTGTGTACAATGCCAAAGGTGCTCAGCCCGATGAGTTTATTGAAACACTAAGAAATCTGGACACGCCATCAGCTGTGGAGAAAATCATACAGGTTTCAGGACTATGGAAATTCCTCGACGAACTGAAAACCGATGTGAGTTTACCTTTGGTTTCAGAGCATGAGGATAAGTTTCTGGGAATCGAGCGGGGTTATGGCAAGGCCAAAAAGCCCGAAGACTACTTGGACAATTTTGCCCGATTTATCCAAGACAACCAAAATAAAATCGAAGCCCTCAAGATCGTTTGTAGCCGTCCTACCGAGCTGGACCGCAAGGCTTTGAAGGAGCTGATGCTGGCCCTGGATCAGGAAGGCTACAATGCCCCTACCCTCAATGCTGCATGGAAAGCAGCCAAAAATGAAGATATTGCAGCCGATATCATTTCCTATATCCGAACGCTTTCCTTGGGGAGTTCCCTGATCAGCCATGAAGCGCGGGTCAAAAAAGCCGTGGACAGTATCCGTGGCATGAAAGCCTGGAACAAAACCCAGCTCAAGTGGATAGACCGCTTTGAAAAGCAATTGCTGAAAGAAACCGTGCTAAGAAAAGAAGACCTGGATGAGGATCCCTTCGATGAGGCCGGAGGATTTGAGCGGCTCAACAAGATTTTTGAGGAGCAACTGGAGGAAGTGATCGCACAGATCAATCAAAATTTATACGCCTAA
- a CDS encoding PP2C family protein-serine/threonine phosphatase, with protein MTLQTEKYHKKELELKALLEITQAINENKPANVLLDIFKFTCLVHLNIKSILLYMQGSESYEKKLAHGVKGVVPEFIPRSSVTYDKSAGTLNLEVDQGYSFGELENYLPVFHKDNMLAILFLRKKDPELELDLDFTQALTNILVVALENKRFAKKQLEQERLNREVEIASNVQRMLFPAQLPKSSPLHAKVTYVPHSTVGGDYYDLIHKSKDEVFFCIADVSGKGMPAALLMSNFQAALRTLLRSSSDLQMIVEQLNYTLFENTKGERFITFFLGYYNYKERKLSYINAGHNPPVLCWEKENRSELLGAGTTILGAFEELPFLEVGSREHLKGFTIHLYTDGLTESMNPQEEEYGDHRFMQFVKKRLHLNPDEFHALFFQELKGFNQGAPQRDDVTMLSIQFS; from the coding sequence TTGACGTTGCAAACAGAAAAATATCATAAAAAAGAATTAGAGCTTAAGGCACTACTGGAGATCACGCAAGCGATCAATGAGAATAAGCCTGCAAATGTCCTGCTGGATATTTTTAAGTTTACCTGCTTGGTACACTTAAATATCAAATCCATATTGCTGTACATGCAAGGTAGTGAATCCTATGAAAAGAAACTTGCACATGGGGTCAAGGGCGTTGTCCCTGAGTTTATCCCAAGAAGTTCTGTAACCTATGACAAATCTGCGGGTACACTTAACTTGGAAGTAGATCAGGGCTATTCTTTTGGTGAGCTTGAAAATTACTTACCGGTTTTTCACAAAGACAACATGTTGGCGATTCTTTTCCTTCGCAAAAAGGATCCCGAGTTAGAGCTTGATTTGGACTTTACTCAAGCTTTGACCAATATTCTGGTAGTCGCATTGGAAAATAAGCGTTTTGCCAAAAAGCAATTGGAACAGGAGCGTTTGAATAGAGAAGTAGAGATTGCAAGTAATGTGCAGCGCATGCTTTTTCCAGCTCAATTGCCAAAGTCTTCGCCTTTGCACGCCAAAGTCACCTATGTGCCACATTCCACGGTAGGTGGTGATTACTATGATTTGATTCATAAATCTAAAGATGAAGTGTTTTTCTGCATTGCGGATGTATCGGGAAAGGGGATGCCTGCCGCCTTATTGATGTCAAATTTTCAGGCTGCTTTGCGGACCTTGTTGCGGAGTTCCTCTGATCTACAGATGATTGTAGAGCAATTAAATTATACACTTTTTGAAAATACTAAGGGAGAGCGATTCATAACCTTTTTCTTAGGCTACTATAATTACAAAGAGCGGAAACTTTCCTACATCAATGCAGGTCACAATCCTCCTGTTTTATGTTGGGAAAAAGAAAATAGATCTGAATTGCTAGGAGCGGGGACGACTATCCTTGGTGCCTTTGAAGAGTTGCCTTTTTTGGAAGTGGGTAGTCGAGAACATCTCAAAGGCTTTACCATTCATTTATATACAGATGGCTTGACTGAAAGTATGAATCCTCAAGAAGAAGAGTATGGAGATCATCGATTTATGCAGTTTGTAAAGAAGCGGTTACATCTGAATCCGGATGAGTTTCATGCCCTGTTTTTTCAGGAGTTAAAGGGTTTCAATCAAGGAGCGCCACAGCGAGATGATGTGACTATGCTGAGCATACAATTTTCCTAA
- a CDS encoding glycosyltransferase has protein sequence MMAFVALGIVGGLILQDVLLIVFLHVNFKSFDRSKKTTCSWPLVSILIPFRNEATNVPRIVASLESLDYPLDSLQIILGDDGSEDETGTLLQSWAVNFSHVNFFSLDKPADFTGNGKAWALQHLCTHAVGEYLLFTDADCNLPASWVKAMVGAAKDADAAMVTGVTHVEASNTFAVMQSLDWWLNLGMVKIVSDLGTNITSMGNNMLLRRSDYAQTGGFQQTYHSLTEDFEMSRCISRLGGKHIHLVSSDNLITTQLIPTFTGLLQQRKRWMRGAMGLPVYWKVLLGLQVLFFPAIVILVILSFWKGILLWLGKLLIQSLFLVFFASKTAQKIKIWHLCLFEIYYFFTAWCTIVYYFWPGKTVWKGRKYS, from the coding sequence ATGATGGCATTCGTGGCGTTAGGGATTGTTGGTGGGTTGATTTTGCAGGATGTGCTATTGATTGTATTTCTGCACGTTAATTTTAAGAGTTTTGACAGATCAAAAAAAACCACATGTAGTTGGCCGCTGGTTAGTATACTCATCCCATTTCGCAACGAGGCGACAAATGTTCCCAGAATAGTGGCATCTCTTGAGTCCTTAGATTATCCTTTGGATTCTTTGCAAATCATTTTAGGAGACGATGGAAGTGAGGATGAGACAGGTACATTGCTGCAATCATGGGCAGTTAACTTTTCACATGTGAATTTTTTTTCTTTAGATAAGCCAGCTGATTTCACGGGCAATGGGAAAGCATGGGCATTGCAGCATTTATGTACACATGCGGTAGGGGAATATCTGTTGTTTACAGATGCCGATTGTAATCTACCAGCTTCATGGGTGAAAGCCATGGTGGGTGCTGCCAAGGATGCAGATGCTGCTATGGTGACAGGCGTGACTCATGTAGAAGCTTCCAATACCTTTGCTGTCATGCAGTCGTTGGATTGGTGGCTCAATTTGGGTATGGTCAAGATAGTTTCGGACCTAGGGACCAATATTACTTCTATGGGTAATAATATGTTGTTGCGCAGAAGTGATTATGCGCAGACTGGAGGTTTTCAACAAACTTATCATAGCTTGACAGAGGATTTTGAGATGTCTAGATGTATTTCAAGATTAGGAGGGAAGCATATTCATCTCGTCAGTTCGGATAACCTGATTACCACACAATTGATCCCTACTTTTACTGGCTTGCTCCAACAACGCAAGCGGTGGATGCGTGGTGCCATGGGTTTGCCGGTGTATTGGAAAGTGTTGTTAGGCTTGCAGGTGTTGTTTTTTCCAGCTATTGTGATCCTCGTGATTTTATCGTTTTGGAAAGGAATATTGCTGTGGCTGGGCAAATTGCTAATTCAGTCTCTTTTTCTTGTTTTTTTTGCATCAAAAACAGCTCAAAAAATAAAAATTTGGCATTTATGCCTATTTGAAATTTATTATTTCTTTACCGCTTGGTGTACGATAGTTTATTATTTTTGGCCTGGAAAAACTGTTTGGAAGGGTAGAAAATACTCCTAA
- a CDS encoding polysaccharide deacetylase family protein: protein MVLHHIPSWIPYLLKDITWHKDRDAPKIYLTFDDGPVPGVTDFILELLALRSMTATFFVVGDNVVKHATLAQELLANGHSIGNHTFHHLKGTQTKDWTYLKDVLRCQHAIQDTLGCSPRLFRPPYGVMNKGQLDALKNTYEIVLWDVLSGDYDPQQAASTCLQKSMQYTQAGSIVLFHDQEKTRDKIRKVLPDYLSWVTDQGFQTASL, encoded by the coding sequence ATGGTACTGCATCATATACCTTCTTGGATTCCCTATCTGCTCAAAGATATTACCTGGCACAAAGACAGGGATGCTCCCAAGATTTACCTGACTTTTGATGACGGTCCCGTACCTGGTGTGACAGATTTTATTTTAGAACTTTTAGCCCTGCGATCGATGACTGCAACCTTCTTTGTTGTAGGGGATAATGTAGTCAAACATGCAACCTTAGCGCAGGAACTGCTGGCAAATGGACATAGTATTGGCAATCACACATTTCATCATCTCAAAGGCACTCAAACCAAGGATTGGACGTATTTAAAAGATGTCCTTCGCTGTCAGCATGCCATTCAAGATACGCTCGGGTGTTCTCCCAGACTTTTCCGTCCACCGTATGGAGTGATGAACAAGGGGCAATTAGATGCGCTGAAAAATACCTATGAAATTGTTTTATGGGATGTTTTGAGCGGGGATTACGATCCGCAACAAGCTGCATCAACATGCTTGCAAAAGTCCATGCAGTATACGCAAGCTGGGTCGATTGTGCTCTTTCATGATCAGGAAAAGACCAGGGATAAAATCAGGAAAGTACTTCCAGACTACTTGTCTTGGGTAACTGATCAAGGATTTCAGACAGCGAGCTTATGA
- a CDS encoding TatD family hydrolase, which produces MAYIDSHVHIYSSKYEEDRSTVIQSAFEQGVTKLYMPNIDIPSIDMMLDAELRYPDICIPMMGLHPCDVTKDFEKDLYIMEDWISKRDFAAIGETGLDLYWDKTFFEQQKVALRIQIQWAKAKGWPIVLHCRESMEEVLQIIREEQDGSLKGIFHCFSGTLEQAKEVVKLGFLLGIGGVATFKNGGLQPILSVIGLEHLVLETDGPYLAPTPHRGKRNTPEFIPLIAQVVADILAKSLDEVASITTKNSLKIFHPTS; this is translated from the coding sequence GTGGCTTACATTGATTCCCACGTTCATATTTATTCATCCAAGTATGAAGAGGACCGTTCGACGGTCATACAGTCCGCTTTTGAACAAGGCGTAACGAAACTCTACATGCCCAATATTGATATTCCCTCCATCGATATGATGTTGGATGCGGAGTTACGGTATCCGGATATTTGCATTCCAATGATGGGCTTGCACCCTTGCGATGTGACTAAAGACTTTGAAAAAGATTTGTACATCATGGAAGATTGGATTTCTAAACGGGATTTTGCTGCTATTGGGGAAACAGGGCTTGATTTATATTGGGATAAGACTTTTTTTGAGCAGCAAAAAGTAGCACTCCGCATTCAAATCCAATGGGCAAAAGCCAAAGGTTGGCCGATTGTTCTCCATTGCAGAGAAAGTATGGAGGAAGTCTTGCAGATTATTCGAGAGGAACAAGATGGTAGCTTAAAGGGGATTTTTCATTGCTTTTCAGGAACTTTGGAGCAGGCTAAAGAAGTTGTGAAGTTGGGTTTTCTTTTAGGAATTGGCGGTGTTGCTACCTTTAAAAATGGAGGCTTGCAGCCTATATTATCGGTTATTGGCTTGGAGCATTTGGTGTTAGAAACAGATGGTCCATATTTGGCGCCTACTCCTCATCGAGGCAAACGAAATACGCCTGAATTCATACCATTGATTGCCCAGGTGGTGGCTGATATACTAGCCAAATCTTTGGATGAAGTAGCTTCTATCACGACCAAAAATTCACTCAAAATTTTTCACCCAACCTCCTAG
- a CDS encoding asparaginase has protein sequence MNYKIVRLNTVAKSEITSSVLIIYTGGTLGMSYDASGALVPFNFGQILDKIPTLTHMNIAITVISFPEPIDSSNVNMQHWVDMAYIIYENYDSYDGFVILHGTDTMAYSASMLSYMLSGLTKPVVFTGAQLPISAMRSDARENLMTALEIATAKANGRPVVPEVCIFFNHMLLRGNRCKKVQSVHFDAFESENYPPLAEAGIIIDYNFAAIQPFDEGKKLFYSNKMDNHVMIVKLYPGITEQVLDACFDMEGLKGVVLETYGSGNSPSDGWFTGSIKRAIAKGLIILNVSQCNGGRVIQGRYQTSKDLLDMGVLSGGDITTEAAITKMMFLLGNETNKQLIKQKLITPLAGEMSLMGLN, from the coding sequence ATGAATTATAAAATTGTACGTCTGAATACTGTTGCTAAAAGTGAGATAACTTCATCTGTATTGATTATTTATACAGGGGGCACACTCGGGATGTCTTATGATGCATCCGGCGCTTTGGTTCCGTTTAACTTTGGTCAAATCTTGGATAAGATTCCTACACTTACCCATATGAATATTGCCATTACAGTGATCTCCTTTCCTGAGCCGATTGATTCCTCTAATGTCAATATGCAGCATTGGGTGGATATGGCCTACATCATTTATGAAAATTATGATAGCTACGATGGCTTTGTGATTTTGCATGGGACCGATACCATGGCTTATTCTGCTTCCATGTTGAGCTATATGCTGAGTGGATTGACCAAGCCGGTGGTGTTTACAGGGGCACAATTGCCCATATCAGCGATGCGCTCCGATGCACGAGAAAATCTGATGACAGCTTTGGAAATTGCAACGGCAAAAGCCAATGGCAGGCCGGTAGTCCCGGAAGTTTGTATTTTCTTCAACCATATGTTGCTGAGAGGAAACCGCTGTAAGAAGGTTCAGAGTGTGCATTTTGATGCCTTTGAGTCTGAAAATTATCCTCCTTTGGCAGAGGCAGGGATTATTATAGACTACAATTTTGCCGCGATCCAGCCTTTCGATGAAGGGAAGAAGCTTTTTTACAGCAATAAAATGGATAATCATGTGATGATTGTTAAGTTGTATCCTGGAATTACCGAGCAAGTGTTGGATGCTTGCTTTGATATGGAAGGGTTGAAGGGTGTGGTTTTGGAAACCTATGGCTCGGGAAATAGTCCAAGCGATGGGTGGTTTACAGGATCGATTAAGAGAGCCATAGCGAAAGGCTTGATCATATTGAATGTATCTCAATGTAACGGAGGTCGCGTGATCCAAGGACGTTATCAGACGAGTAAGGACTTGTTGGATATGGGAGTATTGAGTGGAGGAGATATCACCACGGAGGCGGCGATTACGAAGATGATGTTTCTCTTGGGCAATGAGACGAATAAACAATTGATCAAGCAAAAGTTGATAACCCCTTTGGCGGGAGAGATGTCGCTGATGGGGTTAAATTGA